DNA sequence from the Novosphingobium sp. KACC 22771 genome:
CGGCACACCAGCGGGCCGTCGCGCACGCTGACGCTGTAGCGCGCGCCTTGCCGCGTCAGCAGCGTGTGGCGCCCGCCCGGCGCGATCAGGACATGGCCGCGCATCACGGTGTCGCCATCCTCGGCCTCTTTCACATCAACCTCGCACAGATCATTGAGACGCTGGGCAAAGGAACGGGTGAAATGCTCGGGCATATGCTGGACGATGACGATGCCGGGCGCATCGGCGGGCAAGGCTTCCAGAACCTCGCGCAGCGCCTCGGTGCCGCCGGTCGAGGCGCCGATGCAGACGATCTGTTCGGTGGTCCGGCTCATCGCCCGCGTTCCGGGCGGGGGCAGCACGGCATCGGCGGTCAGCTTCTGCTGGGGCGTGATCATCTTGCGCTCGGTGCGGCGGCTGACGCGGGCGCGGGCCGCCCCTTTGACCACATCGCAAATCCGCTGATGCTGCTCGGCCAGAAAATCGGCCACGCCCGCCTGAGGCTTCAGGATCACATCGACCGCCCCCGCCTCCAGCGCCTGAAGCAGCGTTTCCGACCCGCTCTCGGTCAGCGAGGAACACATCACCACCGGCAAGGGGCATTGGCTCATCAATTTGCGCAGGAAGGTGATGCCGTCCATACGCGGCATTTCCACATCCAGCGTCACCACATCGGGCAATTCTTCCTTGATATAGCGCGCGGCAACATAGGGATCGCTGGCCGCGGCAATCACCTCGATCTGCGGATCGGTCGAGAGGATGCGCGTCATCATCTGGCGCACGCTGGCCGAATCATCCACGATCAGCACCCGGATCCTGGCCATCGCCTATCCCTTCTTTTTGAACACCGTGTTGCCCACGGTGACAAGCGGCAGATCAAGCCCATGGATCGATTCCGAATGGCCAAGGATCAGATGGCCTCCGGGGCGCAGATTGTCGCACAGCCGGGCAAGCACCTTGGCCTGCACTTCGCGCTCGAAATAAATCAGCACGTTGCGGCAAAAGATGACATCCATCGGATCGCCGACCGGATAGTGGCTGTCCATCAGGTTGAGCCGCGCAAAGCCCACCTTGCAGCGCAGTTCGGGGATGATGCGCGCCTCTTTGCGCGAGGGATCGCGCGCGTTGCGGACATAGCGCGCCCGTAACTGAGCCGGCACCGGGGCCAGCGCGACCTGCGGGTAGATCCCGCGCCGCGCCTCGGCCAAAACCCTTGTGTCAATATCGGTGGCCAGAATGAAATAATCCATATCGCGTTGGGGCGCGATGAAATCGGCCAGCATCATGGCCAGCGTATAGGCCTCCATGCCGGTCGATGCGGCCGCGCTCCAGCATCGGACGCGGCGGCAACCTTGCGCACGCAATTCGGGCAGGATGTGTTGCACCAGATAGTCGAAATGGCCCGGTTCGCGGAAGAAATCGGTTTTGTTGGTGGTGATGGCGTTGATGAAATCATCGACGACCTCGTCCTCGGCATCGCCCGACAGGATATGCTCGCAATAGTCATCTATGCTGGCAAACCCCCCTTCGCGCACGCGGCGGACCAATCGGCCCTCGATCATCTGCACCTTGCTGGCGGGCATCTTGATGCCGGTTTGGGCCTGAATATAGGCGGCCACGCGGCGAAACTGGCGATCACCGATGGCGGTGCCCGCCTGCTCATAGCTCATGCCATGGCCTGCCATGGTTGGGGCCTGACCGATCAACTGGCCTGTTCCCATGCTTCGCCCGCGGATTGATCGATCATGGCCGCATCCTGACTGGTCAACACCCTGGCCATGTCGATCAGAACGACGAAATTGCCATTCTGACGGATCACCCCGGTAATATAGTCCGAGCGCCAGCGGATGCCGATGTCGGGTGCATTTTCAATGCTTTCCCGCGCAAAGGCGCTGACCACCAGCGCCCGGTCGATGACCAGCCCCAGCAGGATGATCCGCCCCTCGCGCATGACCTCAAGGATCAGGATGCGCGTAAGGGGCGTGGGTTCGGCGCGGGGCAGGCCAAGGCGCAGGCGCAGATCAATGGTGGGCACCCCCACCCCGCGCACATCGATCAGCCCCAGAAAATGCGCAGGCGCGCCCGGCAGGCGAAAGCTCTCCTGATAGTCGAGAATTTCGCGCACCTGCTCGACCGGCACCGCAAAGACCTCGGCCCCGATGCTGAAGGTGACGGCCTGCAACGGCCCTTGGGCGCTCATGCCACGCGCTCGAAATCAAGGTCGTCGCTGTCCGGCCCGCCCTGATCCATGTCCAGCGCAAAGCCGCGCAGGCGCTCCTGCTGGTGGGCGAGCGAATGGGCGCGCGGCGTGGTTTTGGCCGGACGCCCCGCCGCCCGGCGCATGGGCGCGGCGGATTTGGCGCGAACGGGCGCCATGCGCGCCGGATCACCCGTGCGGAAATAGGCAAGGCTGGCCTGCAATTCCTCGGCCTGCGATGCCAATTCCTCCGCCGTTGCCGAGATTTCCTCGGACGAACCGGCGTTTTGCTGCGTCACCTTGTCCAATTGCTGGATCGCGGTGTTGATCTGGGCCGAACCGATATCCTGTTCGCGGCAGGCCGCGCTGATTTCGGCCACCAGTTCCGACGTGCGGCGGATATCGGGCACCAGACGGATCAGCATTTCGCCCGCTTCGGTCGCGGCCTTGACCGTATCGGCCGAGAGCGTGCTGATCTCGCTTGCCGCTTCCTGGCTGCGTTCGGCCAACTTGCGCACCTCGGAGGCCACCACCGCAAATCCGCGCCCATGCTCGCCCGCGCGGGCCGCCTCGACCGCCGCGTTCAACGCCAGCAGGTCGGTCTGGCGGGCAATTTCCTGCACGATCGAAATCTTGGCCGCGATGGTCTGCATCGCCGTCACCGCCTTGGTCACGGCCTCGCCGCTGGCTTCGGCGGCCTTGGCGGATTGGCGGGCGATCTTCTCGGTCTGGGCCGAATTGTCGGCGTTCTGCTTGATGTTGCCCGCCATCTCCTCGATGGAGCTGGACGCTTCCTCGGTGCTGGCCGCCTGTTCGGTGGCGCCATTGGACAATTGCAGCGAGCCTTCGGCCAATTGCCCGCTGCCAAAGGCCACCTGTTCGGCCGCGCTGCTGATTTTGCCATGGAAATCAAGCAGGCTGTCGACAAGTTGGTTGATCGCATCCTTCATCCGGCGATGGTCGCCCTGGCATTCGATCTCCACGCGCTGGGTCAGGTCGCCTCCGCTCACCTGCGCCAGCACGCGATTGCCCTCGCCGATGGGCAGCAGGATGGCGTCGAGCATGCGGTTGATCTTGTCGATCATCTCGGCAAAATCGCCCTGGCTGCAATTGGGATTGCCGCGCTCCTCCAGCTTGCCCGCAATCGAGGCCTCGATCAGACGACTGATCTCCTTGGTCACCTCGCGCAAATTGTGGCGCAGCATTTCGATCGTGTCGTTGATAAACGCCTTCTTGCCGGGGAATTGTTCGAGCGGCGCGTCGAAATCCCCTTGCGCCAATGCCTTGACGCAGGCCATCGCCTTTTTCTTGACCTCGATATGACCGCCCACCATGTCGTTGATGCCGCGCGCCATGGCGGCAAATTCGCCCTGAAATTTCTCGACCGGCACGATGACGTCAATGTCGCCCTTGTTGTGCTGTTCGCTCATACGGTTCATTTCGGAAATGAGCCCGGTCAGATTGCGGCGCAGCGTCTCGATCGTGTCGTTGATGAACGCCTTCTTGCCGGGCAACTGTTCCAGCGGCGCTTCGAAATCCCCGTGGGCCAGCCCCTTGACGCAGGCCATCGCCTGTTTCTTGACCGCAATATGCGATGCCACCAGATTGTTGATGTCATCGGCCACCACCGCCAGATTGCCCCGGAAATGGCGGGCATCAATGGCCGCGTCGATGTCGCCCCGATCATGCTCCAGCGCCATCGTGCGGATCGAGGATTGCAGATCGGCCACGGGCCCCAGCGCAGTGTCGAGCAGCGTATTGACCGCATGCAACAAGGTCCGGGTTTGCGCATTGCCATGGTCGGCATGGATCCGCGCGGTCAGATTGCCCTCGGCAATCGAACGCTCAACACGGGCCAGTTCGTCCAGAACAACCGCACTGGAAGGGCTTGAAAACGGGTTTAAAGACATGGCACCTTTCCTTATCTTCATCCCTTGCCAAGGATGTTCTTTCCTGAATATCTTATTGTTTTAATGCTATTAATTTACAAATACCGTTCCATCGAGAGCAGCGCCCCCACCGACCCGGCCCAGGCTCTCGGCAAAGATCAGCTCCAGATCGGGAAAGATCACGAATTGCCCGCGCGGGCGGGCAATGGCGCGGATGAAATCGGCCCGCCAACGCATGCCCACCGGCGGGGCGTCGGCCACCGTCACCCCCTCCATCGCGGTGACATCCAGCACCTTGTCAGCCAGAATGCCCAAAATGGTGGGTTCGCCTTCCACCTCTGTCTCGATCACGATGGCGCGGGTGTCCTGCCCCTGCGTGGCGCGGGCCATGCCAAAGGCCACGGCCAGATCGGCCAGCGGCACAATCGCCCCGCGCACATTGATGAGGCCATTGGCAAAGGCCGGCGCGCCCGGAACCCGGGTGATACAGGGCACCTCAAGGATCTCTCGCACGGATTGGGCGTCGATGGCGAAGATCTCGCCATCCAGTTCAAAGGTCAGCACGCGTTCGGGCAACGCCATCGTGCTCATGCCACTTCCCCCGCTCTCTCGCCCAGCAGGCGCTGGTTCTTTTGCGCCGCCATGATCAGATTGCTGACGTCAAGGATCAGCGCCACGCTGCCGTCGCCAAGGATCGTCGCGCCCGAAAAGCTGCCTTGGCCAACGTGAAAGCGGGACAGGGATTTGATGACGGTCTGGGTGTTGCCGATGATCTGATCGACCACCAGCCCGACCCGGCCGCGCCCCTGCCCCACAATCACTACCTTTTGAAACAGGTCCGCCGGATAATCGGTGCCGAATGTCTCACGCAGGCGCAGATAGGGCACCAGTTCGCCGCGCACATCGAGGAAATTGCGCCGCGCGGTCGACGTCACCTCGGCGGCGGGCAATTCGATGCATTCCTCGACCACGGAAAGCGGGATCGCGTAACGCCCCTCACCCACGCGCACCAGCATGCATTCAATGATCGCCAGCGTCAGCGGCAGATGCAGCGTCATGGTCGTGCCCATGCCCGGCGTGCTGGCGATGTCGATGGTGCCGCGCAGGGATTCAATGCTGCGCTTGACCACATCCATGCCCACGCCCCGGCCCGACAGGTTGGTGATCGCGGCGGCCGTCGAAAATCCGGGGTGAAAGATCATCTGGAACAATTCGCCATCGCCCAGCAAAGCGCCCGGCTGGATCAGCCCCTGCGCCTCGGCCTTGGCGCGCACGCGCTCGTGGTCGATGCCCCGGCCATCGTCGGTGATGGCGATCAGCACCTCGCCGCCCGCCTGCCGCGCCGACAATGTCAGGCGGCCGGTCACCGGCTTGCCCGCCGCCACCCGGTCCTCGGCGCTCTCCAGCCCATGGTCGCAGGAATTGCGGATCAGATGGATCATCGGATCGGCCAGACGCTCGATCACGGTTTTGTCGACCTCGGTCGCCTCGCCATGCGTGACCAGTTCGATGGTCTTGCCCGTTTCGCGCGCCAGATCGTGGACAAGGCGGCGGAAACGGCCAAACAGATTACCCACCGGCATCATCCGCATCGCCATCGTCGTATCGCGCAATTCGGCCGACAGGCGCTCGATATCCTCCGACACCGCGCGCAGGGTCAATGCATTGACCGCCCCCGCACTCGCCGCCAATTGGGCCAGACGGCTCTGGGCGATGACCAGTTCGCCCACCCGGTTCATCAGCTCATCCAGACGCTCGGCGGGGACGCGCACGCTTTCCTGCGCGGG
Encoded proteins:
- a CDS encoding protein-glutamate methylesterase/protein-glutamine glutaminase translates to MARIRVLIVDDSASVRQMMTRILSTDPQIEVIAAASDPYVAARYIKEELPDVVTLDVEMPRMDGITFLRKLMSQCPLPVVMCSSLTESGSETLLQALEAGAVDVILKPQAGVADFLAEQHQRICDVVKGAARARVSRRTERKMITPQQKLTADAVLPPPGTRAMSRTTEQIVCIGASTGGTEALREVLEALPADAPGIVIVQHMPEHFTRSFAQRLNDLCEVDVKEAEDGDTVMRGHVLIAPGGRHTLLTRQGARYSVSVRDGPLVCRHRPSVDVLFRSAAQSAGSNAVGVILTGMGDDGAQGMLEMKQAGARTIAQDEASSVVFGMPKEAIARGAVDRIVPLGNVARELLHAAAK
- a CDS encoding methyl-accepting chemotaxis protein; the encoded protein is MSLNPFSSPSSAVVLDELARVERSIAEGNLTARIHADHGNAQTRTLLHAVNTLLDTALGPVADLQSSIRTMALEHDRGDIDAAIDARHFRGNLAVVADDINNLVASHIAVKKQAMACVKGLAHGDFEAPLEQLPGKKAFINDTIETLRRNLTGLISEMNRMSEQHNKGDIDVIVPVEKFQGEFAAMARGINDMVGGHIEVKKKAMACVKALAQGDFDAPLEQFPGKKAFINDTIEMLRHNLREVTKEISRLIEASIAGKLEERGNPNCSQGDFAEMIDKINRMLDAILLPIGEGNRVLAQVSGGDLTQRVEIECQGDHRRMKDAINQLVDSLLDFHGKISSAAEQVAFGSGQLAEGSLQLSNGATEQAASTEEASSSIEEMAGNIKQNADNSAQTEKIARQSAKAAEASGEAVTKAVTAMQTIAAKISIVQEIARQTDLLALNAAVEAARAGEHGRGFAVVASEVRKLAERSQEAASEISTLSADTVKAATEAGEMLIRLVPDIRRTSELVAEISAACREQDIGSAQINTAIQQLDKVTQQNAGSSEEISATAEELASQAEELQASLAYFRTGDPARMAPVRAKSAAPMRRAAGRPAKTTPRAHSLAHQQERLRGFALDMDQGGPDSDDLDFERVA
- a CDS encoding CheR family methyltransferase: MSYEQAGTAIGDRQFRRVAAYIQAQTGIKMPASKVQMIEGRLVRRVREGGFASIDDYCEHILSGDAEDEVVDDFINAITTNKTDFFREPGHFDYLVQHILPELRAQGCRRVRCWSAAASTGMEAYTLAMMLADFIAPQRDMDYFILATDIDTRVLAEARRGIYPQVALAPVPAQLRARYVRNARDPSRKEARIIPELRCKVGFARLNLMDSHYPVGDPMDVIFCRNVLIYFEREVQAKVLARLCDNLRPGGHLILGHSESIHGLDLPLVTVGNTVFKKKG
- a CDS encoding chemotaxis protein CheW; amino-acid sequence: MSTMALPERVLTFELDGEIFAIDAQSVREILEVPCITRVPGAPAFANGLINVRGAIVPLADLAVAFGMARATQGQDTRAIVIETEVEGEPTILGILADKVLDVTAMEGVTVADAPPVGMRWRADFIRAIARPRGQFVIFPDLELIFAESLGRVGGGAALDGTVFVN
- a CDS encoding chemotaxis protein CheA; this translates as MTQDDPVAAFRVEAGELLETVERALLDLAGDSTNTGLVDEVFRGLHTLKGSGAMFGFEALARFTHHCETAFDRVRKGQAEASQALIGVVLSARDHMQALIDVGTQGDPMLEVAGEAILSALEKAVANSDGVAVPRPVQVERKGWHISFKLPPGAMANGTNPLPLLDELRELGDCRITPRLDELPPLASLVPTECYIHWEIVIEGDVTCEDIEDVFIFVIDDMDMAITPLVEPQHGDEPVAVLPVAAVLSAPAPVAKPAPPAQESVRVPAERLDELMNRVGELVIAQSRLAQLAASAGAVNALTLRAVSEDIERLSAELRDTTMAMRMMPVGNLFGRFRRLVHDLARETGKTIELVTHGEATEVDKTVIERLADPMIHLIRNSCDHGLESAEDRVAAGKPVTGRLTLSARQAGGEVLIAITDDGRGIDHERVRAKAEAQGLIQPGALLGDGELFQMIFHPGFSTAAAITNLSGRGVGMDVVKRSIESLRGTIDIASTPGMGTTMTLHLPLTLAIIECMLVRVGEGRYAIPLSVVEECIELPAAEVTSTARRNFLDVRGELVPYLRLRETFGTDYPADLFQKVVIVGQGRGRVGLVVDQIIGNTQTVIKSLSRFHVGQGSFSGATILGDGSVALILDVSNLIMAAQKNQRLLGERAGEVA
- a CDS encoding chemotaxis protein CheW, whose protein sequence is MSAQGPLQAVTFSIGAEVFAVPVEQVREILDYQESFRLPGAPAHFLGLIDVRGVGVPTIDLRLRLGLPRAEPTPLTRILILEVMREGRIILLGLVIDRALVVSAFARESIENAPDIGIRWRSDYITGVIRQNGNFVVLIDMARVLTSQDAAMIDQSAGEAWEQAS